Proteins encoded by one window of Halobaculum halobium:
- a CDS encoding glycosyltransferase family 4 protein, with translation MRIGFYNPRVGFARSGGTETFIRQIAKQLQSDHEIVFYCGEGEIIEEVLNLDVRIEQIPLISKESATNRAITGATPVIPAEVESLTMFRNARRRGIFEEMDKQVDIVSTHYYLDNILVSRVSPVPMVFRFPGIKQPSVRWKAMARLGHPNAYLANSRATASRVKKWLDIQVQDVVYPGVDLTMFSPSADPVFDEELVAVLYVGRLDEGKGLFELLNAQARLGDRTRLYLVGDGTLADDLQAAVRDLDIEDNVVFTGAVDHGEVAHYYTAADVFCLPSHHESFGMVNIEAMACGTPVVSTRIDAIEEYLVDGKNGLLVPPGDVDGLAAALRRLADDASLRERLGRNARETASQFSWDAQTARLEEIYERLD, from the coding sequence ATGAGGATTGGATTCTATAATCCACGAGTTGGCTTCGCGCGATCGGGTGGGACAGAGACATTCATCCGCCAGATCGCAAAGCAGCTCCAGTCCGACCACGAGATTGTTTTTTATTGTGGTGAAGGAGAGATCATTGAGGAAGTTCTCAATCTCGACGTACGGATAGAACAGATACCTCTAATAAGCAAAGAGTCTGCGACCAACAGAGCAATCACAGGAGCAACGCCGGTCATTCCCGCGGAAGTTGAGTCGCTAACGATGTTCCGGAATGCCCGGCGCAGAGGGATCTTCGAGGAGATGGATAAGCAGGTAGATATCGTCTCGACACATTATTACCTAGATAACATCCTAGTCAGCCGGGTCTCACCTGTACCGATGGTGTTCCGGTTCCCTGGTATTAAACAGCCTTCCGTTCGCTGGAAGGCGATGGCACGACTTGGCCACCCGAACGCCTATCTCGCGAACAGTCGTGCGACGGCTTCCCGGGTGAAAAAGTGGTTGGATATCCAAGTGCAGGACGTTGTCTACCCGGGAGTTGATCTTACGATGTTTTCTCCTTCTGCCGATCCGGTGTTCGACGAGGAGCTTGTGGCTGTTCTGTACGTTGGACGACTTGACGAGGGGAAGGGACTGTTCGAGTTATTGAATGCACAGGCGCGTCTTGGCGACCGAACTAGACTCTATCTCGTCGGTGATGGGACGCTGGCGGACGATCTTCAAGCAGCGGTTCGAGATCTCGATATCGAGGACAACGTAGTGTTCACCGGAGCAGTCGATCACGGAGAGGTCGCGCACTACTACACTGCTGCGGACGTGTTCTGCCTTCCATCACATCACGAAAGCTTCGGGATGGTAAACATCGAGGCGATGGCTTGTGGAACACCTGTGGTGTCTACCCGCATAGACGCGATCGAGGAGTATCTCGTCGACGGAAAAAACGGACTCCTTGTTCCTCCCGGCGATGTCGATGGCCTCGCAGCGGCGTTACGCCGACTCGCCGATGACGCCTCGCTTCGGGAACGACTCGGGAGGAACGCTCGAGAGACGGCGTCCCAGTTTAGCTGGGACGCACAGACGGCTCGACTGGAGGAAATATATGAGCGACTCGATTAG
- a CDS encoding glycosyltransferase — protein sequence MQSTSGSSKSQEGDLDSLDIAVAHWHVDAWGGAEYLVTKLAEALDVSVVHTLGDPNPKEPNPYGDIKFVDVTSSLDYPQIRRLQQSAGRVFEYAQWEDVDWRTVGDPDILVTSGSTTRAVITPDDTLHVNYCHSPPRWFYDLYHDRKDSMLGMLARPLVRYLRMRDQTLDPRVDQYFVNSPVIKRRLWKYYKRDSTVLYPPLDLNQYQDEGDQGYYLHLGRLDEEKGVPAVIDAFEKLDEHLVMAGGRGDIAEATIDRIRGAENIDYKGFVSENEKIELLAGCTAVVFNGRNEDFGIVPIEANASGKPVLARDEGFPGVYVRSGENGYLHDGTTDGIRDAIDRMRSERPGTDGMNVDEFSTETFQHKLEELLEEAFEHTVNSTGGNIK from the coding sequence ATGCAGTCGACCTCTGGTTCAAGTAAGAGCCAAGAGGGAGATCTCGACAGCCTCGACATCGCTGTCGCTCACTGGCATGTGGATGCTTGGGGAGGCGCGGAGTATCTCGTCACGAAACTCGCTGAGGCCCTCGATGTCAGTGTGGTTCATACGCTCGGGGATCCGAACCCGAAAGAGCCGAATCCGTACGGCGATATTAAGTTCGTAGACGTAACGTCGTCTCTTGATTATCCACAGATTCGGCGGCTCCAGCAGAGCGCCGGTCGTGTTTTCGAATACGCGCAGTGGGAAGATGTCGATTGGAGGACCGTGGGTGACCCTGATATCCTCGTGACATCAGGTTCAACGACCCGGGCAGTCATCACGCCCGATGACACGCTCCATGTCAACTACTGTCATTCTCCCCCGCGGTGGTTTTATGACCTTTATCATGATCGAAAAGACTCGATGCTCGGTATGCTCGCTCGTCCGCTTGTGCGGTATCTGCGGATGAGAGACCAAACTCTCGACCCACGCGTCGACCAGTATTTCGTCAACAGCCCAGTCATCAAACGGCGGCTCTGGAAGTACTACAAACGGGACAGTACCGTCCTTTATCCGCCACTCGACCTCAATCAGTATCAGGACGAGGGCGATCAGGGGTATTATTTACATTTAGGGCGACTTGACGAGGAGAAAGGCGTCCCGGCGGTTATCGATGCCTTCGAGAAACTCGATGAACACCTCGTAATGGCTGGCGGCCGCGGAGATATCGCCGAGGCTACGATCGATCGCATCAGAGGGGCTGAAAACATCGATTATAAAGGATTCGTGAGTGAGAATGAAAAGATCGAACTTCTCGCAGGATGTACAGCCGTTGTATTCAATGGGAGAAACGAGGACTTCGGTATCGTTCCGATCGAAGCGAACGCGAGCGGAAAACCCGTACTCGCTCGGGACGAAGGCTTTCCCGGTGTGTACGTTCGATCCGGCGAAAACGGCTACCTCCATGACGGAACCACTGACGGGATCCGGGATGCGATAGACCGGATGCGTTCCGAGAGGCCGGGCACGGACGGAATGAACGTCGATGAATTCTCAACCGAAACATTTCAGCACAAGCTCGAAGAACTGCTTGAAGAAGCGTTTGAGCATACCGTCAACAGTACCGGTGGAAATATCAAATGA
- a CDS encoding class I SAM-dependent methyltransferase, with protein MVRSDKIEYISRICAGKNVLHLGCVGNEQTVGADRWLHAKLHEVSENCVGMDIDESGVEEMNEQGYHAVVDDAQNFHVDDQFDVIVAGEIIEHLANPGGMFESARRTLSEGGTFIITTPNPFALIRFIKYISPIHEFSVFEEHVSWFDRITLSQFASRYGFVESDHYYAKADTFGLTQILHDIGFEKFEDDFIGVYRLNKKPGK; from the coding sequence GTGGTTAGATCTGATAAAATCGAGTACATAAGCAGGATCTGCGCAGGAAAAAACGTGCTTCATCTTGGGTGCGTTGGAAACGAACAAACAGTTGGTGCAGATCGGTGGCTTCATGCAAAGTTGCACGAGGTCAGCGAAAACTGCGTAGGAATGGACATTGATGAATCAGGTGTCGAAGAGATGAACGAACAGGGATATCATGCTGTCGTTGATGATGCCCAGAACTTTCACGTTGATGATCAATTTGATGTGATTGTAGCAGGTGAAATAATTGAACATCTCGCAAATCCCGGAGGGATGTTCGAATCAGCGAGGAGAACTCTTTCCGAAGGTGGTACATTCATAATTACAACGCCGAACCCCTTCGCGTTAATACGGTTTATTAAGTACATTTCCCCGATTCATGAGTTCAGTGTATTTGAAGAACACGTTTCTTGGTTCGATAGAATTACACTCAGCCAATTTGCTTCACGGTATGGATTCGTTGAAAGTGACCACTATTACGCAAAAGCTGATACTTTTGGACTGACACAAATTCTCCATGATATAGGATTTGAAAAGTTTGAAGACGACTTCATTGGAGTATATCGTTTAAATAAAAAACCAGGAAAATGA
- a CDS encoding NAD-dependent epimerase/dehydratase family protein: MTILVTGADGYLGWPTSLRIASRTDDRVVLVDNFGRREWVSEVGSVSATPVADIETRLKAAEEVHGLTNLSFVEGDLTDRSFVDELLQVHEPETIVHTAAQPSAPYSQINGERANYTQHNNMQSTRNLAWGLHENDLSDTHLIETTTTGVYGAPEFPIPEGGATMENQGDRDDVPFPAMAGSWYHLTKSHDAANLRLANKQFDIPVSDVRTAITYGAATEETAADERLATRFDFDYYFGVVAHRFAAQAIAGYPITVYGKGEQRKPFISLEDAVEGLARLALNDVDDRPDDHVVYNQVTRPISIVEMGTTIADVANEFGFDTAVEHFENPRDEDETHQMEIENDRYMDLIGDQQVTFEEGIRGVFERLADHADRIGAYEDRFLPGVLEDRHDDDKKEAPAAADD, from the coding sequence ATGACGATCCTCGTCACGGGCGCCGACGGCTACCTCGGTTGGCCCACGTCGCTGCGCATCGCCTCGCGAACCGATGACCGCGTCGTCCTCGTCGACAACTTCGGCCGGCGTGAGTGGGTCTCGGAAGTTGGCTCGGTCTCTGCGACGCCCGTCGCGGACATCGAGACACGCCTCAAGGCCGCGGAAGAAGTCCACGGTCTCACGAACCTCTCGTTCGTCGAGGGTGACCTCACTGACCGGTCGTTCGTCGACGAACTCCTCCAAGTACACGAGCCCGAGACGATCGTCCACACGGCCGCTCAGCCGAGCGCCCCCTACTCGCAGATCAACGGCGAGCGCGCCAACTACACCCAGCACAACAACATGCAGTCTACGCGGAACCTCGCGTGGGGGCTCCACGAGAACGACCTTTCGGACACGCACCTGATCGAGACGACCACCACGGGCGTCTACGGTGCCCCCGAGTTCCCCATCCCCGAGGGTGGTGCGACAATGGAGAACCAAGGCGACCGCGACGACGTACCCTTCCCCGCGATGGCGGGCAGCTGGTACCACCTCACCAAGTCCCACGACGCGGCGAACCTCCGTCTCGCGAACAAGCAGTTCGACATCCCCGTCTCGGACGTGCGCACCGCGATCACCTACGGTGCTGCCACCGAGGAGACCGCGGCCGACGAGCGCCTCGCGACGCGCTTCGACTTCGACTACTACTTCGGCGTCGTCGCTCACCGCTTCGCCGCGCAGGCGATCGCCGGGTATCCAATCACGGTGTACGGCAAGGGCGAACAGCGCAAGCCGTTCATCTCCCTTGAAGACGCTGTTGAGGGACTCGCCCGGCTCGCGCTGAACGATGTCGACGACCGACCGGATGACCACGTCGTTTACAATCAGGTCACGCGCCCGATCTCCATCGTCGAGATGGGGACGACGATCGCGGATGTTGCGAACGAATTCGGCTTCGATACCGCGGTCGAGCACTTCGAGAACCCGCGTGATGAGGATGAGACCCACCAGATGGAGATCGAGAACGACCGCTACATGGACCTGATCGGTGACCAGCAGGTCACCTTCGAGGAGGGTATCCGCGGCGTCTTCGAGCGGCTGGCCGACCACGCCGACCGCATCGGTGCCTACGAGGACCGGTTCCTCCCCGGTGTTCTCGAGGATCGACATGACGACGACAAGAAGGAGGCACCCGCGGCCGCAGACGACTAA
- a CDS encoding NAD-dependent epimerase/dehydratase family protein, which translates to MHVLVTGGCGYIGSALVPILRDDERVDRITILDNLSMSSPRNLMGSGLGSDDSLRFRRGDITEYGDVESAMRGCDTVIHLAAITGADSTHDRREETFHVNYDATRNVLRAAGKLDVSNVVFASSCNIYGRAASRDIDETVDPDPLNPYAESKHEAEDLLTNAIDEYGYDGTALRMSTNYGYSPGMRFNLVVNHFVFRAITDRPLTVYGDGSNWRPFIHVKDAARAYAQAALEPENWPEQVYNVGANDSNYRVEEIAEAVRDELDRDLDITYLEDEHPGPSYHVNFDRVAETGFEPEHYLRAGIADLAKRFQNGTAGGHR; encoded by the coding sequence ATGCACGTTCTCGTTACCGGCGGCTGTGGCTACATCGGCAGCGCGCTCGTTCCGATCCTTCGGGACGACGAGCGGGTCGACCGGATCACTATCTTGGACAACCTCTCGATGTCCTCACCGCGTAACCTCATGGGGAGCGGCCTCGGGAGTGACGACAGCCTGCGCTTCCGTCGCGGCGACATCACCGAGTACGGCGATGTCGAGTCGGCGATGCGCGGGTGTGATACCGTCATCCATCTCGCGGCGATCACCGGCGCCGACAGCACACACGACAGACGCGAGGAGACGTTCCACGTGAACTACGACGCGACGCGGAACGTCCTCCGAGCCGCAGGAAAGCTCGACGTCTCGAACGTCGTGTTCGCCTCCTCGTGTAACATCTACGGCCGCGCGGCCTCCCGCGACATCGACGAGACGGTTGACCCCGATCCGCTAAACCCCTACGCTGAATCGAAACACGAGGCGGAGGACCTCCTCACGAACGCGATCGACGAATACGGCTACGACGGGACCGCGCTCCGGATGAGCACGAACTACGGCTACTCGCCGGGCATGCGATTCAACCTCGTCGTCAACCACTTCGTCTTCCGTGCGATCACCGACCGGCCGCTCACGGTGTACGGCGACGGCTCGAACTGGCGCCCGTTCATTCACGTGAAGGACGCCGCTCGCGCGTACGCCCAAGCCGCACTCGAACCGGAGAACTGGCCCGAACAGGTCTACAACGTCGGGGCCAACGACAGCAACTACCGCGTCGAGGAGATCGCCGAGGCCGTCCGCGACGAACTCGACCGTGATCTCGACATCACATATCTGGAAGACGAGCACCCGGGGCCCTCGTATCACGTGAATTTCGACCGCGTCGCCGAGACGGGCTTCGAGCCCGAACACTACCTTCGAGCGGGGATAGCCGATTTGGCCAAGCGATTCCAGAACGGAACTGCAGGGGGACACCGATGA
- a CDS encoding NAD-dependent epimerase/dehydratase family protein produces the protein MSTTDDFHVTVTGAAGYIGSRVVKILQRDHPEWEITALDNFYLGTVRQIDDVEVEHVDIRDRDYLEDALAGADLVMHLAAISGVDDCDTNRDLAYDVNITGTNNVAWFCRKTGAGLVFPFSMAVLGDPESFPISVDDPRDPLNWYGRTKVLNERAIESFADDAFPAHLFLKSNLYGEHTIGDTRVSKGTVINFFANRAAAGNTLTVYEPGTQARNFIHVKDVARAYVHSAERLCEQLAADETGVEKYEIASHEDPGVMDVAELVQQYAAEILDSEVDIEVVENPRSGETMVESFEVDISAAEETLGWTPQETVEGSIQELLEAKARGE, from the coding sequence ATGAGCACGACAGATGACTTCCACGTCACGGTCACCGGTGCGGCAGGGTACATCGGCAGTCGCGTCGTCAAAATTCTCCAGCGTGACCACCCGGAGTGGGAGATCACCGCCCTCGACAATTTCTATCTCGGGACTGTTCGCCAGATCGATGACGTCGAAGTCGAACACGTGGACATCCGCGATCGCGACTACCTCGAGGACGCGCTCGCGGGCGCCGACCTCGTCATGCATCTCGCGGCGATCAGCGGCGTCGACGACTGCGACACCAACCGTGATCTGGCGTACGACGTGAACATCACGGGCACGAACAACGTCGCGTGGTTCTGCCGCAAGACCGGTGCTGGTCTGGTCTTCCCGTTCAGCATGGCTGTCCTCGGCGACCCGGAGTCGTTTCCCATCTCCGTCGACGACCCGCGTGACCCGCTGAACTGGTACGGGCGAACGAAGGTGCTCAACGAGCGTGCCATCGAGTCCTTCGCCGACGACGCGTTCCCGGCGCACCTGTTCTTGAAGTCCAACCTCTACGGCGAACACACGATCGGCGACACCCGCGTCTCGAAGGGGACCGTGATCAACTTCTTCGCGAACCGAGCCGCCGCCGGAAACACCCTCACCGTGTATGAACCGGGGACGCAGGCGCGCAACTTCATCCACGTGAAGGACGTGGCTCGTGCGTACGTCCACAGCGCCGAACGGCTCTGCGAGCAACTCGCCGCCGACGAGACCGGAGTCGAGAAGTACGAGATCGCTTCCCATGAGGACCCCGGCGTGATGGATGTCGCCGAACTCGTCCAACAGTACGCCGCGGAGATCCTCGACTCCGAGGTCGACATCGAGGTCGTCGAGAACCCGCGAAGTGGGGAGACGATGGTTGAGTCCTTCGAGGTGGACATCTCGGCGGCCGAGGAAACGCTCGGATGGACTCCCCAGGAGACGGTGGAGGGGTCGATTCAGGAGCTCCTCGAAGCGAAGGCACGGGGAGAGTAA
- a CDS encoding TrmB family transcriptional regulator, with protein sequence MSSRDRDALLDPLDLTEYEEQALERLIELGRTTAPDLSEATGIPKARIYGVLDELADLGYLKVIPGRPKQYQPKSPEEILDRAIENRRQTYETDRAQIEDTREEFVAAFGPLYEQASEDISPTEELFHVVDVGDPSERETRTLYADAQQEIRIITKSFEYFEAIEPAFADAYERDCELRILFLDPDLLETENRSIQRETVEYLRAEYPAVEYRFSATRLPWRGTLIDPSLEYDSGDAVLLVEEENVPLHKRQAAVTENHSFVAGLGRYFDLTWNHDTLDADPYGDA encoded by the coding sequence ATGAGCAGCCGCGACAGGGACGCGCTTCTCGATCCACTCGATCTGACGGAGTACGAGGAGCAGGCGCTCGAACGTCTGATCGAGTTGGGGCGAACGACGGCACCGGATCTCTCCGAGGCAACCGGGATCCCCAAGGCACGAATCTACGGCGTCCTCGATGAGTTGGCCGATCTGGGGTACCTCAAGGTTATCCCCGGTCGGCCGAAACAGTACCAACCCAAGTCGCCCGAGGAGATCCTCGACCGGGCGATCGAGAACCGCCGACAGACCTACGAGACCGACCGGGCACAGATCGAAGACACCCGTGAGGAGTTCGTCGCAGCGTTCGGCCCATTGTACGAGCAGGCCAGCGAGGACATCTCTCCGACGGAGGAGCTCTTTCACGTCGTCGATGTCGGTGACCCGAGCGAGCGCGAGACCCGGACGTTATACGCGGACGCGCAGCAAGAAATTCGGATCATCACGAAGAGTTTCGAGTACTTCGAGGCAATCGAACCCGCGTTCGCGGACGCCTACGAACGAGACTGTGAACTCCGAATCCTGTTTCTCGATCCGGATCTCCTCGAAACAGAGAACAGATCGATCCAACGAGAGACGGTGGAGTATCTCCGTGCGGAATATCCCGCAGTCGAGTATCGCTTCAGCGCGACACGACTCCCTTGGCGCGGAACGCTCATCGACCCTAGCTTGGAGTACGACTCCGGTGACGCGGTGCTCCTCGTCGAGGAGGAGAACGTCCCGCTACACAAGCGACAGGCCGCGGTGACCGAGAACCACTCGTTCGTCGCGGGGCTGGGTCGCTACTTCGATCTGACGTGGAACCACGACACGCTCGACGCGGACCCGTACGGCGACGCCTGA
- a CDS encoding sugar phosphate nucleotidyltransferase, with protein sequence MSIDSAVVLAAGEGQRLRPLTKYRPKPMLPAANRPILEYVFDALIDAGIDDLHVVVGYEGDRVQNHFGPTYRNRTITYHTQEKQLGSGHALLQARDALDGDFLVVNGDEVVDTETIVAVVDAHSAEDICTLAIVESAEAPMYGAVTLDGSTVTELIEKPGTGSYRLLNAGVYAFGPSFFSTVENVERTDGELGLTEGISAVIDRGGHVRGVTANGLHSEVTYPWDLTALASTLLADGRVDEPETTPGVYVADSASIADTADLYGPVVIGSDTVVEPGAVVGPDVAVGPNTSVEAGAVVRRSVLDTDTRVGANATVVDSITGQGAEIEAGATAPGGPADVRVSDRVHENERLGCVLADRARLGGGATVSPGLLVGPGADIAAGVTLRRNVDENAEVQG encoded by the coding sequence ATGTCAATTGATTCCGCAGTCGTCCTCGCAGCTGGCGAGGGCCAACGACTCAGGCCGCTCACGAAGTATCGACCGAAGCCGATGCTCCCGGCCGCGAATCGGCCGATCTTAGAGTACGTCTTCGACGCGCTGATCGACGCCGGGATCGACGACCTCCACGTCGTCGTCGGCTACGAGGGCGACCGGGTGCAGAACCACTTCGGGCCGACTTATCGAAACCGCACGATCACGTACCACACCCAAGAGAAGCAACTCGGAAGCGGACATGCGCTTCTCCAAGCGCGTGACGCACTCGATGGTGACTTCCTCGTCGTCAACGGTGACGAGGTTGTCGACACAGAGACGATTGTGGCAGTCGTCGACGCGCACTCGGCGGAGGATATCTGCACCCTCGCGATTGTCGAGTCGGCCGAAGCACCGATGTACGGTGCCGTCACACTCGACGGATCAACTGTGACCGAACTCATCGAAAAGCCGGGGACGGGATCCTATCGCCTGCTTAACGCGGGCGTGTACGCGTTCGGCCCCTCGTTCTTTTCGACCGTCGAGAACGTCGAGCGGACGGACGGCGAACTCGGGCTCACTGAGGGCATCTCTGCCGTGATCGACCGCGGTGGCCACGTCCGCGGCGTCACGGCCAATGGCCTCCACTCTGAGGTGACCTATCCGTGGGACCTCACCGCCCTCGCCAGCACACTGCTTGCGGACGGTCGGGTCGACGAACCCGAGACCACTCCGGGCGTGTACGTCGCCGACTCCGCGTCGATCGCCGACACCGCCGACCTGTATGGGCCGGTCGTCATCGGCTCCGACACCGTGGTCGAACCCGGCGCAGTCGTCGGTCCCGACGTTGCGGTCGGTCCCAACACGAGTGTCGAAGCGGGTGCGGTTGTGCGTCGGTCGGTCCTCGACACCGACACGCGCGTTGGCGCGAACGCGACCGTCGTCGACTCGATCACGGGACAGGGCGCAGAGATCGAGGCCGGTGCGACCGCTCCAGGCGGCCCTGCAGACGTGCGCGTGAGCGACCGCGTCCACGAAAACGAGCGCCTCGGATGCGTCCTCGCCGACCGAGCGCGCCTCGGCGGAGGGGCGACGGTCTCACCCGGCTTGCTCGTCGGTCCGGGTGCCGATATCGCCGCAGGTGTCACTCTTCGTCGCAATGTCGACGAGAACGCGGAGGTGCAGGGCTGA
- the glmS gene encoding glutamine--fructose-6-phosphate transaminase (isomerizing), translating to MCGIIGCVGHGDDTLDVVLDGLETLEYRGYDSAGVALAGDEIDVEKKEGRLEALREEIATRDGTPSGDIGIGHTRWSTHGPPTDANAHPHTDESGRVAVVHNGIIENYQSLRDELEAEGVTFTSDTDTEVIPHLLAAYLDTELDVEAAFRRTLDRIEGSYAIAAVVAGDDRIFATRNDSPLVLGVGEGRYYLASDVPAFLEHTRDVVYLDDGDVAVIDADGWRVSDRDGQPVEKDVSTVSWSAEQTGKSGYDHYMLKEIHEQPTALRQGLSGRLDELSGQVTVEELDDVGTPETVHFVACGTSYHAALYGVELFREAGVPAQAFLASEYATGPAPVPEDGLVVGVTQSGETADTLSALREAQGRGAETLAVTNVVGSTAARECDHALYIRSGPEIGVAATKTFSSQLTALNLLAETLTDGAAGSRDLVGALRDVPGDIQQVLDETTAEAIVDEYRDHESFFFIGRGLHFPVALEGALKFKEITYEHAEGFAAGELKHGPLALVTRNTPVFAIVTGDDERARKTIGNVKEVEARDAPVIAVTDGQSDVERYADHVLEIPETHPRTAPMLANVQLQLVAYHMADRLGRSIDKPRNLAKSVTVE from the coding sequence ATGTGCGGGATCATTGGCTGTGTCGGACACGGGGACGACACACTCGATGTCGTGCTTGACGGCTTGGAGACGTTGGAGTACCGCGGCTACGATTCGGCGGGGGTCGCACTCGCCGGCGACGAGATCGATGTGGAGAAGAAGGAAGGGCGGCTCGAAGCGCTCCGCGAGGAGATCGCCACACGTGACGGGACCCCCTCCGGCGACATCGGGATCGGCCACACGCGCTGGAGCACACACGGCCCGCCGACGGACGCGAACGCCCACCCGCACACCGACGAGTCCGGCCGGGTCGCGGTCGTTCACAACGGGATCATCGAGAACTATCAGTCGCTGCGCGACGAACTCGAGGCGGAGGGCGTCACCTTCACCAGCGACACCGACACGGAGGTCATCCCGCACCTCTTGGCCGCCTACCTCGACACTGAGTTGGATGTCGAGGCGGCGTTCCGTCGGACGCTCGACCGAATCGAGGGCAGCTACGCGATCGCGGCGGTCGTCGCCGGCGACGATCGGATCTTCGCGACGCGCAACGACTCCCCGCTCGTCCTCGGGGTCGGCGAGGGACGGTACTACCTCGCGAGCGACGTTCCCGCGTTCCTCGAACACACGCGCGACGTCGTGTATCTCGATGACGGCGACGTCGCGGTCATCGACGCCGACGGATGGCGCGTCTCCGACCGTGACGGCCAGCCCGTCGAGAAAGACGTGTCCACCGTCTCCTGGAGCGCCGAGCAGACCGGCAAGAGCGGCTACGACCACTACATGCTCAAGGAGATCCACGAGCAGCCGACGGCCCTCCGGCAGGGGCTCAGTGGTCGACTCGACGAACTCTCCGGACAGGTCACCGTCGAGGAACTCGACGATGTCGGTACACCCGAAACCGTCCACTTCGTCGCTTGCGGTACCTCCTATCATGCCGCGTTGTATGGGGTCGAACTGTTCCGCGAGGCCGGCGTGCCCGCACAGGCGTTCCTCGCCAGCGAGTACGCGACTGGTCCCGCGCCGGTTCCGGAGGACGGTCTCGTCGTCGGCGTCACCCAAAGCGGTGAGACGGCTGATACTCTCTCGGCGCTTCGAGAGGCCCAGGGGCGAGGTGCAGAGACACTCGCAGTGACGAACGTCGTGGGTAGCACGGCCGCCCGCGAGTGCGACCACGCGCTGTACATCCGCTCGGGGCCGGAAATCGGCGTCGCCGCGACGAAGACGTTCTCTTCGCAGCTCACGGCGTTGAACCTCCTCGCGGAGACACTCACCGACGGTGCCGCAGGCTCTCGCGATCTCGTCGGTGCGCTCCGGGATGTCCCGGGCGACATTCAACAGGTGCTCGACGAGACGACCGCGGAAGCGATCGTCGACGAGTACCGGGATCACGAATCGTTCTTCTTCATCGGCCGCGGCCTGCACTTCCCGGTCGCACTGGAGGGTGCCTTGAAATTCAAGGAGATCACCTACGAGCACGCGGAGGGGTTCGCCGCGGGCGAGTTGAAACACGGTCCGCTCGCGCTCGTCACACGGAACACGCCGGTGTTCGCGATCGTCACCGGCGACGACGAGCGCGCTCGCAAGACTATCGGGAACGTGAAAGAGGTCGAGGCTCGCGACGCGCCTGTGATCGCAGTTACTGACGGGCAGTCCGATGTGGAGCGGTACGCTGACCACGTGCTCGAGATCCCCGAGACGCATCCACGGACCGCGCCGATGCTCGCGAACGTCCAGCTCCAACTCGTCGCCTACCACATGGCCGACCGGTTGGGGCGCTCCATCGACAAGCCGCGCAACCTCGCGAAGAGTGTCACCGTTGAGTGA